From Streptomyces sp. CMB-StM0423, a single genomic window includes:
- a CDS encoding HAD family hydrolase — MTIIASDLDRTLIYSPTALALGMPDAAAPRLLCVEVYEGRPLSFLTETAAALLADLAGRAHFVPVTTRTREQYGRVRLPGPPPRYAICANGGHLLVDGEADAGWRARVGRELAAGSAPLAEVRAHLERAADPAWLRKLRTAEDLFAYLVVERAAVPEEWLKELGEWAEDRGWSVSAQGRKVYAVPRPLTKSAAVAEVVRRVGEPAADGAAAGSSPDLAPAPVLAAGDSLLDTDLLLAADRAWRPGHGELAARGWTAPHVTALDERGVAAGEEILRQMAGCLP; from the coding sequence GTGACCATCATCGCCAGCGACCTCGACCGCACCCTCATCTACTCCCCGACCGCCCTCGCCCTCGGCATGCCCGACGCCGCCGCGCCGCGGCTGCTGTGCGTCGAGGTCTACGAGGGCAGGCCGCTGTCGTTCCTGACCGAGACCGCCGCCGCGCTGCTCGCGGACCTCGCGGGGCGGGCCCACTTCGTACCGGTGACGACGCGCACCCGCGAGCAGTACGGCCGCGTCCGGCTGCCCGGGCCGCCGCCGCGGTACGCGATCTGCGCCAACGGCGGCCACCTGCTGGTCGACGGCGAGGCCGACGCCGGCTGGCGGGCGCGGGTGGGCCGGGAGCTGGCGGCGGGGAGCGCGCCGCTGGCGGAGGTCCGCGCGCACCTGGAGCGGGCCGCGGACCCGGCGTGGCTGCGGAAGCTGCGGACGGCGGAGGACCTGTTCGCGTACCTGGTGGTGGAGCGGGCGGCGGTGCCTGAGGAGTGGCTGAAGGAGCTGGGGGAGTGGGCGGAGGACCGGGGGTGGTCCGTCTCCGCGCAGGGGCGGAAGGTCTACGCGGTGCCGCGGCCGCTGACGAAGAGCGCCGCGGTGGCGGAGGTCGTACGGCGCGTGGGTGAGCCGGCGGCGGACGGCGCGGCGGCCGGGTCCTCCCCGGACCTCGCGCCCGCGCCGGTGCTGGCCGCCGGGGACTCCCTGCTCGACACCGACCTCCTCCTCGCCGCCGACCGCGCCTGGCGGCCGGGGCACGGCGAGCTGGCCGCCCGCGGCTGGACCGCGCCGCACGTCACGGCGCTCGACGAGCGCGGTGTGGCAGCGGGCGAGGAGATTCTGCGGCAGATGGCAGGATGCCTCCCATGA
- a CDS encoding O-methyltransferase: MTSPSPAGRDKRPDQTPELYRYVLDHNPPLDTVQRDLVELTHSRFPDSASMQSAQEQGPLLAFLVRLVGARHVVEVGTFTGFSSLSMAQALPADGKLVALDVSEEWTAYAREAWEKGGVADRVELRLGPAADSLRAMPAEPHIDLAYLDADKGGYVGYWEELVPRMRPGGLIVADNVLFHGRVVDPDATGGAAAIRAFNDHVVADARMDSVLLTVADGLTVARRR; this comes from the coding sequence ATGACCTCTCCCTCTCCCGCGGGCCGGGACAAGCGACCTGACCAGACGCCTGAGCTGTACCGGTACGTGCTGGACCACAACCCGCCGCTGGACACCGTGCAGCGCGATCTGGTGGAGCTGACGCACAGCCGCTTCCCCGACTCGGCGAGCATGCAGTCCGCGCAGGAGCAGGGTCCGCTGCTGGCGTTCCTGGTACGTCTCGTCGGTGCCCGGCACGTCGTGGAGGTGGGCACGTTCACCGGGTTCTCGTCGCTGTCCATGGCGCAGGCGCTGCCGGCCGACGGGAAGCTGGTGGCGCTCGACGTCTCCGAGGAGTGGACGGCGTACGCGCGCGAGGCGTGGGAGAAGGGCGGCGTCGCGGACCGGGTGGAACTGCGGCTGGGGCCCGCGGCGGACTCGCTGCGGGCGATGCCCGCGGAGCCGCACATCGACCTGGCGTACCTGGACGCGGACAAGGGCGGCTACGTCGGGTACTGGGAGGAGCTGGTGCCGCGGATGCGGCCCGGCGGGCTGATCGTCGCGGACAATGTGCTCTTCCACGGCCGGGTCGTGGACCCTGACGCCACCGGCGGGGCGGCGGCGATCCGGGCGTTCAACGACCACGTGGTGGCGGACGCCCGGATGGACTCGGTGCTGCTGACGGTCGCGGACGGCCTCACCGTCGCGCGGCGCCGGTAG
- a CDS encoding DUF4383 domain-containing protein, translating into MAEQQHVMESLPHPLAEPPHGEVVGSREALKDRVNIGHPAHQHTKLDEHLPVDHHLSNVYRAGAGIAGLFLLVFGILGLVDTIGFFDTGGHQTLGLNSNGSLSVLSIVAGVVLLYGMVRGGNFASTLNMVLGGLFILSGFVNLAVLDTSWNFFAFRMQNVFFSFILGVVLAMFGMYGRVSGRLPHDNPYWRTRNEEEAAAEADEEARAATGAARR; encoded by the coding sequence ATGGCGGAACAGCAGCACGTCATGGAGTCCCTGCCGCACCCCCTGGCCGAACCGCCCCATGGCGAGGTGGTCGGCAGCCGCGAAGCCCTCAAGGACCGCGTCAACATCGGCCATCCCGCGCACCAGCACACCAAGCTCGACGAGCATCTGCCCGTCGACCACCACCTCAGCAACGTCTACCGCGCCGGCGCCGGCATCGCCGGCCTCTTCCTGCTGGTGTTCGGCATCCTCGGCCTCGTCGACACCATCGGGTTCTTCGACACCGGCGGCCACCAGACCCTCGGCCTGAACAGCAACGGCTCGCTGAGCGTCCTGTCCATCGTCGCCGGCGTGGTGCTGCTCTACGGCATGGTCCGCGGCGGCAACTTCGCCTCGACGCTCAACATGGTCCTCGGCGGGCTCTTCATCCTCAGCGGCTTCGTCAACCTCGCCGTCCTGGACACCAGTTGGAACTTCTTCGCGTTCAGGATGCAGAACGTGTTCTTCAGCTTCATCCTGGGCGTGGTCCTGGCGATGTTCGGGATGTACGGGCGCGTCAGCGGCCGGCTCCCCCACGACAACCCGTACTGGCGCACCCGTAACGAGGAGGAGGCGGCAGCGGAGGCCGACGAGGAGGCCCGGGCCGCTACCGGCGCCGCGCGACGGTGA
- a CDS encoding FmdB family zinc ribbon protein has translation MPRYEYRCRSCGTTFEVSRPMAESSAPADCPQGHDDTVKLLSTVAVGGAATGAGAAPQAGGGGGGCCGGGCCA, from the coding sequence ATGCCGCGATACGAGTACCGCTGCCGGTCCTGCGGGACGACCTTCGAGGTCAGCCGGCCCATGGCCGAGTCCTCCGCTCCCGCGGACTGCCCGCAGGGCCACGACGACACCGTCAAGCTGCTCTCCACCGTCGCCGTCGGCGGCGCCGCCACCGGCGCCGGAGCCGCGCCGCAGGCGGGCGGGGGCGGGGGCGGGTGCTGCGGCGGCGGTTGCTGCGCGTAG
- a CDS encoding GTP-binding protein, protein MSGAFADSAYLRWVTGESDPERAWEGYFARTQPQVRAVLDGLLASVPPEDRAGAVQLAGEVEAFCLPSGAVESRVFESPGPAAGHLIGISPLVIQLSAEIAYGLHMAHPYVPEALPAGWESATMHAQESFALNIFQFVRMLERPGETPVPSTMLTTAHEGIDPAESSLSLNNPRSFHDAAMIFALAHELAHLRAGHLPSGEGQSAGSLLIDQRFASPMGISDQENEELAADASTFTACFNYLLTTWLWSEEFREGTGQSRKRQTDERHRHLMAWKSAIRATEMCEAYYSAVLLLAHLTLRGGDEDTARRLQTTGMRLPYVQAVVQEVRQNALVPGYGPFMWTERDVAHRKAYHSWRLHLMENLLPETSRHRPTHLPGLADRYLTPAETWQDPAGAAAALPVLEEQLATMRRELGSGHQNTLATRASVVMVRFAAGGDASAAMAELQVVIADMTRALGGGDPSTFAARHNLAQVRRKSGDRMGATAAFAALLLEESRVLGPDHPEVLDTRYELAHLRGEGGDAAGAVAAFTSLLADQERLLGHDHVLTELTRGSLAQWRRETANPPQEATAVPGGPLIAHPPVFSPDHPDTLPAYEARLAYLERSLGHGHPDTLTTRWFLATLRAKAGDASGTAAAYDGLLEHDLHVMDFDDVDIGVLRANLEYWRSLESG, encoded by the coding sequence ATGAGCGGGGCTTTCGCCGACTCCGCCTACCTCCGGTGGGTCACGGGCGAGAGTGATCCGGAGCGCGCCTGGGAAGGCTACTTCGCCCGTACTCAACCGCAGGTCAGGGCGGTTCTCGACGGGCTGCTCGCGTCGGTCCCGCCGGAGGACCGTGCGGGGGCGGTCCAGCTCGCCGGTGAGGTGGAGGCATTCTGCCTGCCCTCGGGCGCCGTGGAGTCGCGGGTCTTCGAAAGCCCCGGGCCTGCCGCCGGACACCTCATCGGCATCTCGCCTCTCGTCATCCAGTTGAGCGCCGAGATCGCCTACGGTCTGCACATGGCGCACCCCTATGTGCCGGAAGCGCTTCCCGCGGGGTGGGAGTCGGCCACGATGCATGCGCAGGAATCCTTTGCGCTCAACATCTTCCAGTTCGTGCGCATGCTGGAGAGGCCCGGCGAGACGCCGGTACCAAGCACCATGCTCACCACCGCACATGAGGGGATCGATCCCGCTGAATCCTCTCTGTCCTTGAACAACCCGCGGAGCTTCCACGACGCGGCCATGATCTTCGCCCTCGCCCACGAACTGGCCCACCTCCGGGCGGGCCACCTGCCGTCCGGGGAGGGGCAGAGCGCGGGTTCGCTGCTCATCGACCAGCGCTTCGCCTCCCCCATGGGGATCTCCGACCAGGAGAACGAGGAACTCGCCGCGGATGCCTCGACCTTCACCGCATGCTTCAACTACCTGCTCACCACCTGGTTATGGTCCGAGGAATTCCGCGAGGGCACCGGGCAGTCCCGGAAGCGCCAGACGGATGAGCGGCATCGGCATCTCATGGCCTGGAAGAGCGCGATCCGAGCGACCGAGATGTGCGAGGCGTACTACTCCGCGGTCCTTCTCCTCGCGCACCTGACGCTGCGCGGCGGTGACGAGGACACGGCACGTCGTCTCCAGACAACGGGTATGCGATTGCCCTACGTCCAAGCGGTAGTACAGGAAGTACGGCAGAACGCTCTGGTGCCCGGATACGGGCCGTTCATGTGGACCGAACGTGATGTCGCCCACCGCAAGGCATACCACAGTTGGCGCCTGCACCTGATGGAGAATCTCCTCCCCGAGACGAGCCGCCACCGGCCCACCCACCTCCCCGGCCTGGCCGACCGCTACCTGACCCCGGCTGAGACGTGGCAGGACCCGGCCGGCGCCGCCGCAGCCCTCCCGGTGCTGGAGGAACAGCTCGCGACCATGCGGCGCGAGCTGGGGTCCGGCCACCAGAACACCCTGGCCACCAGGGCTTCCGTCGTCATGGTGCGGTTCGCGGCCGGTGGCGACGCCTCCGCGGCGATGGCCGAACTGCAGGTCGTGATCGCGGACATGACGCGGGCCCTGGGGGGCGGTGACCCCTCCACCTTCGCCGCCCGCCACAACCTGGCGCAGGTGCGGAGAAAGTCGGGGGACCGGATGGGAGCCACCGCCGCCTTCGCCGCCCTGCTCCTCGAAGAATCACGAGTGCTCGGCCCCGACCACCCGGAGGTCCTGGACACCCGCTACGAGCTTGCCCATCTGCGAGGGGAAGGGGGCGACGCGGCCGGAGCCGTCGCCGCCTTCACCTCACTGCTCGCGGACCAGGAGCGTCTGCTGGGCCATGACCACGTCCTGACCGAACTGACCCGCGGCAGCCTCGCCCAGTGGCGGCGGGAGACGGCGAACCCGCCGCAAGAGGCCACGGCCGTCCCCGGCGGGCCGCTGATCGCCCACCCTCCCGTCTTCAGCCCCGACCACCCCGACACGCTTCCCGCCTACGAGGCCAGGCTCGCCTACCTGGAGCGCAGTCTCGGCCATGGGCACCCCGACACCCTCACCACCCGGTGGTTCCTCGCCACACTTCGGGCAAAAGCCGGAGACGCGTCCGGGACCGCTGCCGCCTACGACGGTCTGCTGGAGCACGACCTGCACGTCATGGACTTCGATGACGTGGACATCGGCGTCCTCCGCGCCAACCTCGAATACTGGCGGAGCCTTGAATCAGGCTGA
- a CDS encoding AfsR/SARP family transcriptional regulator — MEFRILGPLEIHARRAGGGDLTPRAAKLRVVLATLLVRANKVVSIDRLIDELWGDEPPRTAMTTLQVYVSQLRKVLQEADAEGGRKALVTRAPGYMLLLNDAQLDLVRFEELYAQGRKAMDRGDYDLAAELQRTALELWRGPLLSDIPHGTLLNSTAVRLGEARISALEQRISAALHLNRHHEVVGDLQTLVTELPMHEQFHAHLMVALYRMGRQADALSTFARLRATLVKELAIEPGIQMQQLHRRVLNGDLLLLHPSAWRAEHPEGAGSLPHGAARAG; from the coding sequence GTGGAGTTCAGAATACTGGGCCCGCTGGAAATACACGCGCGGCGGGCCGGCGGGGGCGACCTGACCCCCCGGGCCGCCAAGCTCCGTGTCGTACTCGCGACGCTGCTCGTCCGGGCGAACAAGGTCGTCTCGATCGACAGGCTGATCGACGAGCTGTGGGGTGACGAGCCGCCGCGTACCGCGATGACCACCCTGCAGGTGTACGTCTCCCAGCTCCGCAAGGTCCTCCAGGAGGCCGACGCCGAAGGCGGCCGGAAGGCCCTGGTGACCCGCGCGCCCGGATACATGCTGCTGCTGAACGACGCGCAACTGGACCTGGTGAGGTTCGAGGAGCTGTACGCGCAGGGCCGCAAGGCCATGGACCGCGGGGACTACGACCTCGCCGCGGAGCTGCAGCGCACCGCGCTGGAACTGTGGCGGGGCCCGCTGCTCTCCGACATCCCCCACGGCACCCTGCTCAACAGCACGGCCGTCCGCCTGGGCGAGGCCCGTATCTCCGCCCTGGAACAGCGCATCAGCGCCGCGCTGCACCTGAACAGGCACCACGAGGTGGTCGGCGACCTGCAGACCCTGGTCACCGAACTGCCCATGCACGAGCAGTTCCACGCCCATCTGATGGTCGCCCTGTACCGGATGGGCCGCCAGGCCGACGCGCTGAGCACCTTCGCCAGGCTGCGCGCGACGCTGGTGAAGGAGCTGGCCATCGAACCCGGCATCCAGATGCAGCAGTTGCACCGCCGGGTCCTGAACGGCGATCTGCTGCTCCTGCACCCGTCGGCATGGCGAGCCGAACACCCCGAGGGCGCCGGCTCGCTCCCGCACGGGGCCGCACGAGCGGGCTAG
- a CDS encoding TetR-like C-terminal domain-containing protein, which produces MTEQQVAVAEPSPGARQDFLRAVVKLCRERVYEDIQPADVAKLAGHDEEQLRAIWPTKSLMVVEALFGMVAPRLVFPDTGDFEADLRSQLTSIAEAFGDPGVGPHIAALAAEANTDRMLARVFLDRVFTPNRAAASKRFRSAQEAGQVRRDLDLDAAIDMVFGPIWFRLLLGTGTLTAELGASLADHAVGGLASRPDRTE; this is translated from the coding sequence ATGACTGAGCAACAGGTTGCGGTGGCGGAGCCGTCCCCCGGTGCGCGGCAGGACTTCTTGCGGGCAGTGGTGAAACTGTGCCGGGAGCGGGTGTACGAGGACATACAACCGGCCGACGTCGCCAAGCTGGCCGGCCACGACGAGGAGCAACTGCGGGCGATCTGGCCCACGAAGAGCCTGATGGTCGTCGAGGCGCTGTTCGGCATGGTCGCCCCCCGGCTGGTGTTCCCGGACACCGGCGACTTCGAGGCCGATCTGCGGTCCCAGTTGACGTCCATCGCGGAGGCGTTCGGAGACCCCGGTGTGGGTCCCCACATCGCGGCGCTCGCCGCCGAGGCCAACACCGACCGGATGCTGGCGAGGGTCTTCCTCGACCGGGTCTTCACCCCCAACCGCGCGGCCGCCTCGAAGCGCTTCCGCTCGGCCCAGGAGGCGGGTCAGGTCCGGCGGGACCTCGACCTGGACGCCGCGATCGACATGGTGTTCGGCCCGATCTGGTTCCGTCTGCTCCTCGGCACCGGAACGCTCACCGCCGAACTCGGCGCCTCCCTGGCCGACCACGCCGTGGGCGGCCTGGCGTCGCGCCCGGACCGTACCGAGTAA
- a CDS encoding FAD-dependent oxidoreductase, with protein MTDISTGARGGRAIVIGGGLTGMLAAWALSEVMDEVTVLERDREPTGPDFRPGVPQGRHAHAFMEGGQRALEELLPGIIDELVEAGATRTKLPAELLWLDYAGWNDRGTAIRGSAGSFLTCTRPMLDWIVRARVLKSPRISIRHGITVSALLCSQDAVRGVVAQEKGGEPEELTAPLVVDASGRGSNAPRWLRELGYPEPKEELIDSGMAYASRLLHRTPESEKESFNVVMIQPVLSTPRFGLLIPVEDNRWLVALGGLRGYEPPTESDEWTQFAKELRSPMIHKMIENAEPATNVFGFRNTQNRRRYYEKLSRRPDGFLVLGDAACTFNPVYGQGMSVACFEGLALRKLLARHGAGKGMTRKAQKMVARTIRNPWTMATSEDRRYPTTVGGGRPNALERMLDWYVKRVSAEALVNPVAGKAFFSVVMLLEPPTHLFRPGVVLAALRRRGASVTVPEPVLAGAQTDDDSPGIASGNR; from the coding sequence ATGACTGACATATCCACCGGAGCGAGGGGCGGGCGCGCCATCGTCATCGGCGGAGGGCTGACCGGCATGCTCGCCGCGTGGGCCCTTTCCGAGGTGATGGACGAAGTCACCGTGCTGGAACGGGACCGGGAGCCCACCGGTCCCGACTTCCGGCCCGGCGTGCCCCAGGGCCGGCACGCGCACGCGTTCATGGAGGGCGGCCAGCGGGCCCTCGAAGAGCTGCTTCCCGGCATCATCGACGAACTCGTCGAGGCCGGTGCGACCCGTACGAAGCTGCCCGCCGAACTGCTCTGGCTGGACTACGCCGGCTGGAACGACCGCGGCACCGCCATCCGCGGCAGCGCGGGCTCCTTCCTCACCTGCACGCGGCCGATGCTCGACTGGATCGTGCGCGCCCGGGTCCTCAAGAGCCCGCGCATCAGCATCCGCCACGGCATCACGGTCTCCGCGCTGCTCTGCTCCCAGGACGCGGTGCGCGGCGTCGTCGCGCAGGAGAAGGGCGGCGAGCCGGAGGAGCTGACAGCTCCCCTGGTGGTCGACGCGAGCGGGCGCGGTTCCAACGCACCGCGCTGGCTCCGGGAGCTGGGGTATCCGGAGCCGAAGGAGGAGCTGATCGACTCCGGGATGGCGTACGCCTCGCGGCTGCTGCACCGTACGCCGGAGTCGGAGAAGGAGTCGTTCAATGTCGTGATGATCCAGCCGGTGCTCTCCACCCCGCGCTTCGGGCTCCTCATACCCGTGGAGGACAACCGCTGGCTGGTCGCCCTCGGCGGGCTGCGCGGCTACGAGCCGCCGACGGAGTCCGACGAGTGGACGCAGTTCGCGAAGGAACTGCGCAGCCCCATGATCCACAAGATGATCGAGAACGCGGAGCCCGCCACCAACGTGTTCGGCTTCCGCAACACGCAGAACCGGCGGCGCTACTACGAGAAGCTCAGCCGGCGCCCCGACGGCTTCCTGGTGCTCGGCGACGCCGCGTGCACCTTCAACCCGGTCTACGGGCAGGGCATGTCGGTGGCCTGCTTCGAGGGGCTCGCCCTGCGCAAGCTGCTGGCCAGGCACGGTGCGGGGAAGGGGATGACCCGCAAGGCGCAGAAGATGGTCGCGCGTACGATCCGCAACCCCTGGACCATGGCCACGAGCGAGGACCGCCGCTACCCGACGACGGTCGGCGGCGGCCGCCCCAACGCCCTGGAGCGGATGCTGGACTGGTACGTCAAGCGCGTCAGCGCGGAGGCGCTGGTGAACCCCGTGGCGGGCAAGGCGTTCTTCAGCGTGGTGATGCTGCTCGAACCGCCGACCCACCTCTTCCGCCCGGGGGTCGTGCTGGCGGCCCTCCGGCGCCGCGGCGCCTCGGTCACGGTGCCGGAACCCGTACTCGCCGGAGCGCAGACCGACGACGACTCCCCGGGCATCGCCAGCGGCAACCGCTGA
- a CDS encoding class I adenylate-forming enzyme family protein produces the protein MPKNPRPKNIGLLFEHYAGAPAPEWHLDIPFSIAPDTRTHDATSLANLVADMSGRLKAAGLRRGDRVALVKNNHLDTIVLAAAVARIGALPAMITSTFDSETLARMMPRLEPKLLVASGDVLGAADRAGIKLVDKSTRVVCVDGAPDSPSGVTPLAEFAGADVPQPDIVDNSEPMLCTHTSGTTGVPKFVAHSANTLLGVLSKLETLRIPFLSTRPDDTIASCIAFVHSRAVTWTFAQFALPPAKAVVLSQADPSTVVETLSKHHPTTLEACPNIYQLWEHLIRTNPELFTNIRAYLSTFDAIHPSTVRAFMAATKRRGAVWGQSWGQSEIGPATLAVYPKRKVMRSEGSRGGPITNNVGRPIPFVTRIRVVDPETRKPKRRGQRGLVLIRTKGRCLTYLGEPERHREKDWDGWWNTGDIGVHTRSGSLEILDREVDSIPGMSSLELESLLIERLDAVTEAIVLGNPNGLPLPVISTYDGSPLDPQEWRRATADLPELDKPRVIPWEDFPRTGTWKVRRPQLRNRMLNSEETFGTGRWT, from the coding sequence ATGCCAAAGAACCCACGTCCCAAGAACATCGGGCTGCTTTTCGAGCACTACGCCGGCGCTCCGGCGCCGGAGTGGCACCTGGACATACCGTTCTCCATCGCGCCGGACACCAGGACCCACGACGCCACGTCGCTGGCGAATCTGGTGGCCGACATGTCGGGACGGCTGAAGGCGGCCGGGCTGCGTCGCGGTGACCGGGTCGCCCTGGTCAAGAACAACCACCTCGACACCATCGTGCTGGCCGCCGCGGTGGCCAGGATCGGCGCCCTGCCGGCCATGATCACCTCGACGTTCGACTCGGAGACGCTGGCCCGGATGATGCCGCGGCTCGAACCGAAGCTGCTGGTCGCCTCCGGTGACGTGCTCGGCGCCGCGGACCGCGCGGGCATCAAGCTGGTGGACAAATCCACCCGGGTGGTCTGCGTCGACGGCGCGCCGGACAGTCCGTCCGGAGTGACGCCGCTGGCCGAGTTCGCCGGTGCGGACGTCCCGCAGCCGGACATCGTGGACAACAGCGAGCCGATGCTGTGCACGCACACCTCCGGGACCACCGGCGTGCCCAAGTTCGTCGCGCACTCCGCGAACACGCTCCTCGGGGTGCTCTCCAAGCTGGAGACCCTGCGGATCCCCTTCCTCTCCACGCGCCCCGACGACACCATCGCCTCGTGCATCGCCTTCGTGCACTCGCGCGCGGTCACCTGGACCTTCGCCCAGTTCGCGCTGCCGCCGGCCAAGGCCGTGGTGCTGAGCCAGGCGGACCCCTCGACGGTCGTGGAGACGCTGAGCAAGCACCATCCGACGACGCTGGAAGCCTGCCCCAACATCTACCAGTTGTGGGAGCACCTGATCCGGACGAACCCGGAGCTGTTCACGAACATCCGGGCCTACCTCAGCACCTTCGACGCCATCCACCCCAGCACCGTCCGCGCCTTCATGGCGGCCACCAAGCGCCGCGGCGCGGTGTGGGGGCAGAGCTGGGGCCAGAGTGAGATCGGGCCGGCGACCCTGGCCGTCTACCCGAAGCGCAAGGTGATGCGCTCCGAGGGCAGCCGCGGCGGGCCGATCACCAACAACGTCGGCCGCCCCATCCCCTTCGTCACCCGTATCCGGGTCGTCGACCCCGAGACGCGCAAGCCCAAGCGGCGCGGCCAGCGGGGGCTCGTGCTCATCCGCACCAAGGGCCGCTGCCTCACCTATCTCGGCGAGCCCGAGCGGCACCGCGAGAAGGACTGGGACGGCTGGTGGAACACCGGGGACATCGGCGTCCACACCCGCTCAGGCAGCCTGGAGATCCTCGACCGCGAGGTCGACAGCATCCCCGGGATGAGCAGCCTCGAACTGGAGAGCCTGCTGATCGAGCGCCTCGACGCGGTCACCGAGGCCATCGTCCTGGGCAACCCGAACGGGCTGCCCCTCCCCGTGATCAGCACCTACGACGGCTCCCCCCTCGACCCGCAGGAGTGGCGGCGGGCCACCGCGGACCTGCCCGAGCTCGACAAGCCACGGGTCATCCCGTGGGAGGACTTCCCGCGGACCGGGACCTGGAAGGTCCGCCGGCCCCAACTGCGCAACCGGATGCTCAACAGCGAGGAGACCTTCGGCACCGGCCGCTGGACCTGA